One Desulfonatronovibrio hydrogenovorans DSM 9292 DNA segment encodes these proteins:
- a CDS encoding Hsp20/alpha crystallin family protein produces the protein MPQTETPENVADFFDDLWSRPFRGFEEFSRGFTPSVEVSEKNDEVTVRAELPGLDPKDIEVSVENNNLVLRGEKKREQKEEKENYVHMECSYGSFHRVIPLRAEVDREKVSAGYKNGVLTIRLPKTVTGRSRKIAIES, from the coding sequence TTGCCTCAAACCGAAACACCAGAAAACGTTGCTGATTTTTTTGATGATTTGTGGAGCAGACCTTTCCGGGGTTTTGAGGAATTCTCCAGAGGATTCACTCCATCCGTGGAAGTCAGCGAGAAAAATGATGAGGTCACAGTCAGGGCGGAACTGCCCGGACTTGATCCCAAAGATATCGAGGTCAGTGTTGAAAACAACAACCTGGTCCTGCGGGGGGAGAAAAAGCGGGAACAAAAGGAAGAAAAGGAAAACTACGTGCACATGGAGTGTTCCTATGGCAGCTTTCACCGGGTGATCCCGCTTCGAGCCGAGGTTGACAGGGAAAAGGTTTCTGCTGGTTACAAAAATGGCGTGCTGACCATCAGGCTGCCTAAAACCGTAACAGGCAGATCCAGGAAGATCGCCATAGAAAGTTGA
- a CDS encoding methyl-accepting chemotaxis protein has translation MLNKITANIGYKIGISIALISLGIFSVIIFVMVLWQKNLMQDQVAQEVERFTELLKSTIERPMVIGDDQGTRDEFAALSDRYDTTRAYLTDFRGNITYSTELNTVRKDFDTSVEHGEIRQIGARALQNDIRESGFFRLGNRDAFVSISSVPNEPACYHCHGSSQPILGKMVVIQDVTDTLTRMRENSLYTSLMILAGIIILVVSVYLFMRREIISPVVKIDQATQKVANGDFSADFHLTKQDELGSLSEHLGIMVGNLKKELGFSKGILGSMTTPCFVCDTKGKISFINNATLDLLGHDDGQQFIGKSPSRLVYGDDRETITDKVLSTKKAVLNQEIELVNKAGKKIFIRVDCAPLYDLDEQLIGAFVLYTDLTDIKDQQSQIEAKNKMIEASAQRADSVAEQVSSASEELAAQVEQASRGAEEQRDMAASTASSMEQMNATVLEVAKNASQAADASDQVRMTAQSGAQTVRDAVKAIADVQRNALGLKKQITALGDQAEGIGKIMNVIEDIADQTNLLALNAAIEAARAGEAGRGFAVVADEVRKLAEKTMNATNEVGRYIKGIQEEVQRNVTSVDQTVDSVKGATKQSNESGKQLSEIVRLVESSSSQINSIASAAEEQSSASEEINKSVEDISRISSETSEAMNQSAKAISDLAALAGELKNIIEEMRRA, from the coding sequence ATGTTGAACAAAATCACTGCCAATATCGGATACAAGATCGGTATCAGTATCGCCCTTATTTCTCTGGGCATCTTCTCTGTCATAATCTTTGTCATGGTTCTGTGGCAGAAGAATCTGATGCAGGATCAGGTTGCCCAGGAAGTGGAAAGATTCACAGAACTTTTAAAATCCACCATTGAACGGCCCATGGTTATCGGCGACGACCAGGGCACCAGGGACGAATTCGCTGCTCTTTCAGACAGATACGATACTACCAGAGCTTATCTGACTGATTTTCGGGGAAATATCACCTACAGCACTGAACTAAATACAGTCAGAAAGGACTTTGACACTTCAGTGGAACACGGGGAAATCCGCCAGATCGGAGCCAGGGCTCTGCAAAACGATATCCGGGAAAGCGGCTTTTTCAGGCTGGGAAACAGAGACGCCTTTGTCAGCATCAGCTCAGTGCCCAATGAACCGGCCTGTTACCATTGTCACGGGTCAAGCCAGCCCATCCTGGGCAAGATGGTCGTAATCCAGGATGTTACAGACACCCTGACCAGAATGCGCGAGAATTCCCTTTATACCAGTCTTATGATCCTGGCCGGAATAATTATCCTGGTAGTCAGCGTGTACCTGTTCATGCGCAGGGAAATAATCTCCCCAGTGGTTAAGATCGACCAGGCTACTCAAAAAGTGGCCAATGGAGACTTTTCTGCTGATTTCCACCTCACCAAGCAGGACGAACTGGGCAGCCTGTCCGAACACCTGGGAATCATGGTGGGCAACCTCAAAAAGGAGCTTGGGTTTTCCAAGGGCATCCTGGGGAGTATGACCACCCCCTGCTTTGTCTGCGATACCAAGGGAAAAATTTCATTTATCAACAATGCCACTCTGGATCTTCTGGGCCATGACGATGGACAGCAATTCATTGGTAAATCCCCGTCCAGACTGGTTTACGGAGATGACCGGGAAACAATTACTGACAAGGTCCTCTCCACAAAAAAGGCGGTCCTCAATCAGGAAATCGAACTGGTCAACAAAGCCGGCAAAAAAATCTTCATCCGGGTGGACTGTGCGCCCCTTTATGATCTCGATGAACAGCTCATCGGAGCCTTTGTCCTGTATACCGACCTGACCGATATCAAAGACCAGCAGAGCCAGATAGAAGCCAAAAACAAGATGATCGAAGCATCGGCCCAGAGAGCGGACTCGGTTGCTGAGCAGGTTTCTTCGGCATCAGAAGAACTGGCGGCCCAGGTGGAACAGGCCAGTCGCGGAGCTGAGGAGCAAAGAGACATGGCTGCTTCAACCGCATCCTCCATGGAACAGATGAACGCAACAGTCCTGGAAGTGGCCAAAAACGCATCCCAGGCTGCTGATGCCTCGGATCAGGTCAGGATGACGGCCCAGTCCGGAGCCCAGACCGTCCGCGATGCTGTAAAGGCCATTGCTGATGTCCAGAGAAACGCCCTGGGCCTGAAAAAACAGATCACTGCCCTGGGAGATCAGGCCGAAGGAATCGGCAAGATAATGAACGTGATTGAAGACATTGCCGACCAGACTAATCTCCTGGCTCTCAACGCAGCCATTGAGGCTGCCAGGGCCGGCGAAGCAGGGCGTGGATTTGCAGTTGTGGCTGATGAAGTCAGAAAACTGGCTGAAAAGACCATGAACGCCACCAATGAAGTAGGCAGGTATATCAAGGGCATTCAGGAAGAGGTACAACGAAACGTCACCAGCGTGGACCAGACCGTGGACTCGGTCAAGGGAGCCACCAAACAGTCCAATGAATCAGGCAAGCAGCTGAGCGAAATCGTCAGGCTTGTGGAGTCTTCTTCAAGCCAGATAAACTCCATTGCCTCTGCAGCAGAAGAGCAGTCTTCAGCCAGCGAAGAAATCAACAAAAGCGTGGAAGATATCAGCAGAATCTCTTCTGAAACCAGTGAGGCAATGAACCAGTCGGCCAAGGCCATTTCAGATCTGGCCGCCCTGGCAGGAGAACTCAAGAATATTATTGAGGAAATGAGAAGGGCGTAA
- a CDS encoding respiratory chain complex I subunit 1 family protein produces the protein MSSFFFALAATILAPAAGAIISGIDRKLTAWFQGRTGPPVWQPFFDIIKLLGNENRTVNPRQLICVTVYLLSSMAAVFLFFLQTDLLLIFFILTIGAVSFIMAAMSVPSPYSQVGAQRELIQVLTYEPLLLLSFVGFFLVTGTFNISGILAWEEPLLFSLPLVYVALGFALTIKLRKSPFDISASHHGHQEIVKGSLTDFSGPQLAMVEIAHWFEVILILGVFALFWSTGFLAIALFLTITYLAEIIIDNLAARSTWRWMIAYVWPMGLGLILINYIIILTF, from the coding sequence ATGTCCAGCTTTTTCTTCGCCCTTGCCGCAACCATCCTGGCCCCTGCAGCCGGGGCCATTATCAGCGGCATCGACCGCAAACTGACCGCCTGGTTTCAAGGCCGGACAGGGCCGCCTGTCTGGCAGCCATTTTTCGACATCATAAAACTTCTGGGCAATGAAAACCGGACCGTCAACCCCAGACAGCTGATCTGCGTGACCGTGTACTTATTGTCTTCCATGGCTGCTGTTTTTCTGTTTTTTCTCCAGACTGACCTGCTGCTGATCTTCTTTATTTTGACCATTGGAGCTGTCTCTTTTATCATGGCCGCCATGTCTGTTCCTTCGCCTTACTCCCAGGTCGGAGCCCAGCGCGAGCTTATCCAGGTATTAACCTACGAGCCCCTGCTTCTTTTGAGTTTTGTCGGCTTTTTTCTGGTCACCGGGACTTTTAATATCTCCGGCATCCTCGCCTGGGAAGAGCCGCTTCTCTTCAGCCTTCCCCTGGTCTATGTGGCCCTGGGTTTCGCCCTGACCATCAAGCTGCGCAAGTCTCCCTTTGACATTTCCGCGTCCCACCATGGGCACCAGGAAATCGTAAAAGGGTCCTTGACTGATTTCTCCGGTCCGCAGCTGGCCATGGTCGAAATCGCCCACTGGTTTGAAGTCATTCTCATCCTGGGGGTGTTTGCCCTGTTCTGGTCTACCGGGTTCCTGGCCATTGCCCTTTTTCTGACCATTACCTATCTGGCTGAAATCATTATTGACAACCTGGCTGCCAGATCAACCTGGAGATGGATGATTGCCTATGTCTGGCCCATGGGTCTGGGTCTGATCCTGATCAATTACATTATCATACTGACCTTTTAA
- a CDS encoding 4Fe-4S binding protein, producing MFNFTPVILKNFTRKKATRPYPKTRRNPFDKARGKISIDPQECILCSICARKCPVGCITVSKKEGFWELDPLACVYCGTCVQFCPTSCLTQEKTQHYPVPRKFTQKSKVEKKLKSKAT from the coding sequence ATGTTTAATTTTACTCCGGTAATACTCAAGAACTTTACCCGCAAAAAGGCCACCAGACCATATCCCAAGACCAGGCGCAATCCTTTTGACAAGGCCAGGGGGAAGATCAGCATTGATCCTCAGGAATGCATCCTGTGTTCCATATGTGCCAGAAAATGCCCTGTAGGCTGCATAACTGTCAGCAAGAAGGAGGGCTTCTGGGAGCTGGACCCTTTGGCCTGCGTATATTGCGGCACCTGTGTCCAGTTCTGCCCGACCAGTTGTTTGACTCAGGAAAAAACGCAGCACTATCCTGTTCCCAGGAAGTTCACTCAGAAAAGCAAAGTGGAAAAAAAGTTAAAAAGTAAAGCTACATGA
- a CDS encoding Hsp20/alpha crystallin family protein: protein MVIDFSSFYNLPRQLDRFFDEAWRPSMISQRRNAYPPVNISEDKAAIYVYSEIPGVDIKDVEITLSDGSLVIKGNRKHGTGSYYRQERPTGLFQRVVNLNVPIAADKVEARMKNGVLEVVIPKADEAIPKKISIKAE from the coding sequence ATGGTAATTGATTTCAGCAGTTTTTATAACTTGCCGAGGCAGCTGGACAGGTTTTTTGACGAAGCCTGGAGGCCGTCCATGATCAGCCAGAGGAGAAATGCGTATCCCCCTGTGAATATTAGCGAGGACAAGGCGGCCATTTATGTCTATTCCGAGATACCCGGAGTGGATATCAAGGATGTGGAGATAACCTTAAGTGACGGCAGTCTGGTCATCAAGGGAAACAGGAAGCACGGAACAGGCAGTTACTACCGACAGGAGCGGCCCACCGGACTTTTTCAGAGAGTTGTCAACCTGAATGTACCTATTGCTGCGGACAAGGTTGAAGCCAGAATGAAGAACGGAGTCCTTGAAGTGGTAATCCCCAAGGCTGATGAAGCCATACCAAAGAAAATCAGCATTAAGGCTGAGTAA
- a CDS encoding NADH-quinone oxidoreductase subunit B family protein yields MSFFQNLTTRILQKSREKSPWMIHLDCGSCNGCDIETWACLTPVYDLERFGIINAGNPKHADILLVTGTVNHRNKHVLKNIYAQIPNPKVVVSIGSCAGSGGIFKDCYNVVGGADKVIPVDIYVPGCPPKPESIIDGALEAVKKFSTIGRP; encoded by the coding sequence ATGAGTTTTTTCCAGAATCTGACAACCCGTATCCTCCAGAAATCCAGGGAGAAATCCCCATGGATGATCCATTTGGACTGCGGCAGCTGCAATGGATGCGACATTGAAACCTGGGCCTGTCTTACTCCTGTCTATGACCTGGAGAGATTCGGAATCATCAACGCAGGCAATCCCAAACATGCGGACATTCTGCTGGTCACTGGTACCGTCAACCACCGCAACAAGCATGTCCTGAAAAACATCTATGCCCAGATCCCCAACCCCAAGGTTGTGGTCAGTATCGGTTCCTGCGCAGGCAGCGGCGGAATATTCAAAGACTGCTACAATGTCGTGGGTGGTGCTGACAAAGTTATTCCAGTGGATATATATGTTCCAGGCTGTCCGCCCAAACCGGAATCCATAATCGACGGTGCCCTGGAGGCGGTCAAGAAATTTTCAACCATTGGCAGACCATGA
- a CDS encoding CvpA family protein, with the protein MNGLDIFFVVVLGFFLFRGIFRGLILEVSSIVGLIAGFLAANRFYADLQPVAGRILPNPDWAQIAAYLGIFLTTMFIVGVFSLFLKNLLRMIMLGWLDRIGGGVLGFIKAGLICSLTLLVMTVFLPKDDELISTSKVAPYVHTLSQSLADYLPGDLKGKFLEKADTARLFWEESWEELTTPQKDKEDS; encoded by the coding sequence ATGAATGGTCTGGATATATTTTTTGTGGTGGTTCTGGGCTTTTTTCTGTTCAGAGGAATCTTCAGGGGGCTTATCCTGGAGGTTTCATCCATTGTCGGGCTGATTGCCGGTTTTCTGGCGGCCAACCGGTTTTATGCTGACCTGCAGCCGGTGGCCGGGAGAATCCTGCCCAATCCTGATTGGGCCCAGATTGCAGCCTACCTTGGAATTTTTTTGACCACCATGTTCATAGTTGGGGTTTTTTCCCTTTTTCTTAAAAACCTGTTGCGAATGATAATGCTGGGCTGGCTGGACCGGATAGGTGGCGGGGTCCTGGGCTTTATCAAGGCCGGACTCATCTGCAGCCTGACCCTGCTCGTTATGACGGTTTTCCTGCCCAAGGATGATGAACTGATTTCCACCTCAAAGGTGGCTCCATATGTCCACACCCTGAGCCAGAGCCTGGCGGATTATCTGCCCGGGGATCTCAAGGGGAAATTTCTGGAAAAGGCTGATACTGCGCGGCTGTTCTGGGAAGAGAGCTGGGAAGAACTCACAACGCCCCAAAAAGACAAGGAAGATTCATGA
- a CDS encoding Hsp20/alpha crystallin family protein — MTGEIKKNTSTLPRFSPGTDIIEKEDGFHIYIDMPGVAREDLVIDLNENDLEIRAKAIYPRKEGVSNIHLEFGDCEYARSFTISDVVDRENIKAGLKDGVLEMFLPKAEKAKPRKIEIQAG; from the coding sequence ATGACCGGTGAAATCAAAAAAAACACCAGCACCCTGCCCAGGTTTTCGCCCGGGACCGATATTATTGAAAAGGAAGACGGATTTCATATCTACATTGATATGCCCGGGGTGGCCAGGGAGGATCTGGTCATTGATCTTAATGAAAACGACCTGGAAATCAGGGCTAAGGCCATTTATCCCAGAAAAGAAGGGGTGAGCAACATTCATTTGGAGTTCGGAGATTGTGAATATGCGCGGAGCTTCACCATTTCAGATGTGGTGGATCGGGAGAACATCAAGGCTGGCCTGAAAGACGGGGTACTGGAGATGTTTCTGCCCAAGGCGGAAAAGGCCAAACCTAGAAAAATCGAGATCCAGGCCGGATAA
- a CDS encoding NADH-quinone oxidoreductase subunit 5 family protein, whose amino-acid sequence MNIHSLAALVILLPFFIAPAVLISNDTFRRAVIAGTAAALGTASLLMLASGPFAFEPSSAPLDWHHILTWADFILLGIILCIGLKQRNRLVAILVFLQILPLVLIKTTAQNGLPIQASLAADQLGLMMIIIVCVVGSLIAIYATEYMKVHSRTYKTSSLSQAGFFFFLILFLGAMNGLILSNNLLWMFFFWELTTLCSFVLIAHDGSAQALASAIKALWMNLLGGVFFIWAIYLLFIRGLPLEITGLTGLGSMDILMLPVALLCLAAFTKSAQLPFHSWLTGAMVAPAPVSALLHSSTMVNAGVFLILKLTPAYAGTSLALYLSIIGALTFISTSVLALTQNNAKKILAYSTIGSLGLIIACAGIGTPQAYGAAMLLILFHALAKGLLFMGVGHIEQMIKSKSIEDMWGLMGKYPGLGILMVLGMVSMFLPPFGALVSKWMAVHAAAELPIIVLMLALGSALSVVYWTRWAGLLLNSQECSAGSPKPALSLFISGPLSGLAILTLVLSFAIIPVYSFLVTPLILPLFGAPGIDSLTGHAGAFMVYPAFLVIGLVVLGLVYKYSLRHKPVFTGPYYAGLSCEDKEPGFVDPLGKFIPFSSKNYYFKNHLPEERISLVATLTALGFIILLVVGSL is encoded by the coding sequence ATGAATATTCATTCTTTGGCGGCTCTGGTAATCCTTTTGCCTTTTTTCATCGCCCCGGCAGTGCTGATCAGCAACGATACATTTCGCAGGGCTGTCATTGCAGGCACAGCAGCAGCCCTGGGAACAGCGTCCCTGCTGATGCTGGCCTCAGGACCCTTTGCCTTTGAACCTTCATCCGCCCCTTTAGACTGGCACCATATCCTGACCTGGGCCGACTTCATTCTCCTGGGAATCATCCTTTGCATCGGTTTGAAGCAAAGAAACAGGCTGGTTGCGATCCTGGTGTTTCTGCAGATCCTGCCCCTGGTCCTCATCAAAACCACTGCCCAGAATGGACTGCCCATTCAAGCTTCCCTGGCTGCCGACCAACTCGGCCTGATGATGATCATCATCGTCTGCGTGGTGGGCTCTCTCATTGCAATCTATGCCACCGAATACATGAAGGTCCACTCCAGAACCTATAAAACCTCCTCTTTGAGCCAGGCAGGCTTTTTTTTCTTCCTGATCCTGTTTTTAGGGGCCATGAACGGCTTGATCCTCAGCAACAATCTTTTATGGATGTTTTTCTTCTGGGAGTTAACCACCCTTTGCTCTTTCGTGCTCATAGCTCATGATGGTTCTGCCCAGGCCCTTGCAAGTGCCATCAAAGCGTTGTGGATGAATCTTCTGGGCGGGGTATTTTTTATCTGGGCCATCTACCTGCTCTTTATCCGTGGCCTGCCTCTGGAGATAACCGGGCTGACCGGGCTGGGCTCCATGGATATTCTTATGCTTCCTGTGGCCCTGTTGTGCCTGGCAGCCTTCACCAAATCAGCCCAGCTTCCCTTTCACTCCTGGCTGACCGGTGCCATGGTGGCTCCGGCTCCTGTTTCAGCCCTCCTGCACTCTTCAACCATGGTCAATGCTGGAGTATTTCTCATTTTAAAACTGACGCCAGCTTATGCAGGGACGTCCCTGGCACTTTATCTGTCAATAATCGGAGCTCTGACCTTCATCAGTACTTCTGTCCTGGCCCTGACTCAGAATAACGCCAAAAAAATACTGGCCTATTCCACCATCGGCAGCTTGGGACTCATCATTGCCTGCGCCGGCATCGGGACACCCCAGGCCTATGGCGCAGCAATGCTTCTGATCCTGTTTCACGCCCTGGCCAAAGGTCTGCTGTTCATGGGCGTGGGGCATATTGAACAGATGATTAAAAGTAAAAGTATTGAGGACATGTGGGGACTTATGGGCAAGTATCCAGGGCTAGGCATACTCATGGTCCTGGGCATGGTTTCCATGTTCCTTCCTCCATTTGGAGCTCTGGTCAGCAAGTGGATGGCTGTACACGCCGCAGCTGAACTCCCAATCATTGTGCTGATGCTGGCCCTGGGGAGCGCATTGAGTGTTGTCTACTGGACCAGATGGGCAGGACTGCTGCTCAACTCTCAAGAATGCTCTGCAGGCAGCCCAAAACCAGCCCTGTCTCTTTTCATTTCTGGTCCTCTATCCGGCCTGGCCATACTGACCCTAGTCCTCAGTTTTGCCATTATCCCGGTTTACAGCTTTCTAGTTACCCCGCTGATCCTGCCTCTGTTTGGGGCACCCGGCATTGACAGCCTGACCGGACACGCCGGGGCCTTTATGGTTTATCCGGCATTTCTGGTCATCGGCCTGGTTGTGCTGGGGCTGGTTTACAAATACTCCCTGAGACATAAACCTGTCTTTACAGGACCTTATTACGCAGGACTCTCCTGCGAGGATAAAGAACCAGGGTTTGTGGACCCTCTGGGCAAATTTATTCCCTTCAGCTCAAAAAACTATTACTTTAAGAACCATCTGCCCGAAGAACGGATATCCCTGGTGGCAACCTTGACTGCCCTGGGATTCATCATTTTACTGGTGGTTGGGTCATTATGA
- a CDS encoding cytochrome c family protein — MLNRFIAFPVLTILCLAALMTYQAWATGNYVGSEACGRCHFYEYENFMNYSKKAKSWESISVMRPKLTDEELRECYGCHTTGYNQGGFVSYESTPELSDVGCETCHGPGREHVETGGMPDVIERLPIIEDCLTCHTEERNEAFGFRPLIYSGAH; from the coding sequence ATGTTGAACAGGTTTATTGCTTTCCCGGTCTTAACGATTCTGTGCCTGGCTGCCTTGATGACCTACCAGGCCTGGGCTACCGGCAATTATGTAGGATCTGAGGCCTGCGGCCGCTGTCACTTTTATGAGTATGAAAACTTCATGAACTACTCCAAAAAGGCCAAGTCCTGGGAAAGCATTTCTGTTATGCGGCCTAAACTGACCGATGAGGAACTCAGAGAATGTTATGGCTGCCATACTACAGGATATAACCAGGGGGGGTTTGTATCCTATGAATCAACCCCGGAGCTTTCTGATGTGGGCTGTGAAACATGTCACGGACCAGGCAGGGAGCACGTGGAAACCGGCGGAATGCCCGATGTTATTGAACGGCTCCCCATAATTGAGGACTGTCTTACCTGTCACACGGAAGAACGCAATGAAGCTTTCGGTTTCAGGCCACTGATCTATAGCGGCGCCCATTAG
- the mazG gene encoding nucleoside triphosphate pyrophosphohydrolase: protein MKHKNSLDEVLQVIRTLLGPGGCPWDKEQTPDSLCDYLIEEAFELVSAVRSKDPAEIMEEMGDVFFLLFFMALLHEKDFSLEDVWAKAASKMITRHPHVFRDEQFATREDLMRNWEKVKKEEKTDKNSSTFASIPKNLPPLLMAYRINSKAARSGFTWNNDSEVEEKLAEEWDEFKQARQSRDRGQAEKEFGDYLFTLVEYGRRKGIKANTALSMANSKFLRRVQDMEDLARKKGLDPSGLNMEQMNSLWDEAKAAE, encoded by the coding sequence ATGAAGCATAAGAATAGCCTTGATGAGGTGCTGCAGGTCATCAGGACCCTGCTGGGTCCGGGAGGATGCCCCTGGGACAAGGAACAGACTCCGGACTCTCTGTGTGACTACCTGATTGAGGAAGCCTTTGAGCTGGTCAGTGCTGTCCGCTCCAAGGATCCAGCGGAAATTATGGAAGAGATGGGAGATGTTTTTTTTCTGCTTTTTTTCATGGCCCTGCTCCATGAAAAAGATTTTTCCCTGGAAGATGTCTGGGCCAAGGCTGCCAGTAAGATGATCACCAGACATCCCCACGTATTCAGGGATGAGCAGTTTGCAACCAGGGAAGACCTCATGCGGAACTGGGAAAAGGTCAAAAAAGAGGAAAAGACCGATAAAAATTCTTCAACTTTTGCATCCATCCCCAAGAACCTTCCACCGCTGCTCATGGCCTACCGGATCAACTCCAAAGCTGCCAGATCAGGATTCACCTGGAATAATGATTCCGAGGTGGAAGAGAAACTGGCTGAAGAGTGGGATGAATTTAAACAGGCCAGACAAAGCAGGGATAGAGGACAGGCTGAAAAGGAGTTCGGGGATTATCTCTTCACCCTGGTGGAATACGGCCGTAGAAAAGGGATTAAGGCCAACACCGCTCTGTCCATGGCCAACAGCAAATTTCTCAGGAGGGTCCAGGACATGGAGGATTTGGCCAGAAAAAAAGGCTTGGATCCTTCCGGTCTTAATATGGAGCAGATGAACAGTCTGTGGGATGAAGCCAAGGCTGCCGAATAG
- a CDS encoding nickel-dependent hydrogenase large subunit: MARTIIPFGPQHPVLPEPIHLKLTIEDEIITEVLPGFGYVHRGLETLVTKKDFRQMVQVVERVCGICSCIQALTYVQALEDLYQAEIPPRAKFLRVIWSELHRMHSHLLWLGLFADAFGFESLFMQCWRIREKIMDLQEATAGNRVIISVNIIGGTRYDLDQDQCRQILTTLKGVEKDFLELQKVFFNDYTVLKRTKGIAVLTQKEAYELGCVGPMLRASNIAQDTRMTGYAAYGELEFEPVVETEGDCLARTRVRFREVLQAMDLVRQAISKLPDTEIAVKIKGNPQGEAVSRTEQPRGELVHYILANGTKNLDRLRIRTPTFANTPALLKMLPGQELASAPVILMSIDPCISCTER, from the coding sequence ATGGCCAGAACAATTATCCCCTTTGGACCGCAGCATCCGGTCCTGCCTGAACCCATTCACCTGAAGCTGACCATTGAGGACGAAATCATAACTGAGGTTCTCCCTGGTTTCGGCTATGTGCACCGCGGGCTGGAAACCCTGGTTACCAAAAAAGATTTCAGACAGATGGTCCAGGTGGTGGAAAGGGTCTGTGGAATATGCAGCTGTATCCAGGCCCTGACCTATGTCCAGGCCCTGGAAGATCTTTATCAGGCCGAAATTCCGCCCAGAGCCAAATTTCTGCGGGTGATCTGGTCTGAACTGCACCGGATGCACAGCCATTTACTCTGGCTGGGTCTGTTTGCCGATGCCTTTGGTTTTGAAAGCCTGTTCATGCAGTGCTGGAGGATCCGGGAAAAAATAATGGACCTCCAGGAAGCCACTGCCGGGAACCGGGTCATTATCTCGGTAAATATAATCGGCGGCACCAGATACGACCTTGATCAGGATCAGTGCAGACAGATCCTTACCACTCTAAAAGGGGTGGAAAAGGATTTCTTAGAGCTGCAAAAGGTGTTTTTCAACGATTATACTGTGCTCAAGCGGACCAAAGGCATTGCTGTGCTGACCCAGAAGGAGGCTTATGAACTGGGTTGTGTAGGCCCCATGCTCAGAGCCAGCAATATTGCCCAGGACACAAGAATGACCGGATATGCAGCATATGGTGAGCTCGAATTCGAGCCGGTAGTAGAAACCGAGGGCGACTGCCTGGCCAGAACCAGGGTCAGATTCAGGGAAGTCCTGCAGGCCATGGATCTGGTCCGGCAGGCCATTTCCAAACTTCCTGACACTGAGATCGCTGTAAAAATCAAAGGGAATCCCCAGGGCGAAGCAGTCAGCAGGACAGAACAGCCCAGAGGGGAGCTGGTCCATTATATTCTGGCCAATGGAACCAAAAACCTGGACAGGCTCAGAATAAGAACCCCAACCTTTGCCAACACCCCGGCCCTGCTCAAAATGCTCCCCGGCCAGGAACTGGCATCAGCCCCGGTTATCCTTATGTCCATTGATCCGTGTATAAGCTGTACTGAAAGATAG
- a CDS encoding NADH-quinone oxidoreductase subunit C, with translation MMTLEYTVSIPAEELRAQVQEFKKNDFRLVGITALDFGQELELIYLFDRELELRGLRIRGPREEKFKSITDIFLAAFLAENEIQDFYNIAFDDLAVNYQGHMFLEEETRNLPYGKITVKDKTALPEEE, from the coding sequence ATGATGACACTTGAGTATACTGTTTCAATTCCAGCTGAAGAACTCCGGGCACAGGTTCAGGAATTTAAAAAAAATGACTTCAGGCTGGTGGGCATCACTGCCCTGGACTTCGGACAAGAACTGGAGCTCATTTACCTGTTTGACCGGGAGCTTGAACTCCGAGGGCTGAGGATCAGAGGCCCCAGGGAGGAAAAATTCAAAAGCATCACCGACATTTTTCTGGCCGCATTTCTTGCAGAAAATGAAATCCAGGATTTTTACAACATCGCCTTTGATGACCTGGCTGTGAACTACCAGGGGCATATGTTCCTGGAGGAGGAGACCAGGAACCTTCCTTACGGCAAAATAACAGTCAAGGATAAAACAGCCCTGCCGGAGGAAGAATAG